The Microbulbifer sp. YPW1 genome contains a region encoding:
- the leuD gene encoding 3-isopropylmalate dehydratase small subunit, whose protein sequence is MKAFTQHKGVAAPMDRANVDTDLIIPKQFLKSIKRTGFGPNLFDELRYLDEGQPGQDCSQRPVNPDFPLNHPRYEGASVLLARKNFGCGSSREHAPWALDDYGFRAVIAPSFADIFFNNCFKNGLLPIVLDEEVVDQLFQEMYAEEGYALTIDLENQQVIKPNGEKIAFEVDEFRKHCLLNGLDDIGLTLEDADDIRAYEAKRREQAPWLFDAVK, encoded by the coding sequence ATGAAAGCGTTTACCCAACATAAAGGCGTGGCTGCGCCGATGGATCGCGCGAATGTGGATACGGATCTGATTATTCCCAAGCAGTTCCTGAAATCCATCAAGCGCACTGGCTTCGGTCCGAACCTGTTTGATGAGCTGCGCTATCTGGACGAGGGTCAGCCGGGCCAGGATTGCAGTCAGCGTCCGGTAAACCCGGACTTTCCGCTGAACCACCCGCGTTACGAGGGTGCTTCCGTGTTGCTGGCTCGCAAGAATTTTGGCTGTGGTTCCAGCCGTGAACACGCCCCCTGGGCGCTGGATGATTACGGTTTCCGTGCGGTGATTGCGCCCAGTTTTGCGGATATTTTCTTTAACAACTGCTTCAAGAACGGCCTGCTGCCGATTGTTCTCGACGAAGAGGTCGTCGACCAGTTGTTCCAGGAGATGTACGCCGAGGAAGGCTACGCGCTGACCATCGATCTGGAAAACCAGCAGGTAATCAAGCCCAACGGCGAGAAGATTGCGTTTGAAGTGGACGAATTCCGCAAGCACTGTCTGCTGAATGGCCTGGATGACATTGGCCTCACCCTGGAAGATGCGGACGATATTCGCGCGTATGAAGCCAAGCGTCGGGAGCAGGCGCCCTGGCTGTTTGATGCAGTGAAGTAA